In the Anaeromusa acidaminophila DSM 3853 genome, one interval contains:
- a CDS encoding tRNA1(Val) (adenine(37)-N6)-methyltransferase gives MIGVRLRRSERVDDLGLGGLRIIQHPRSFCFSLDAVLLAHFVRLRPQDKVVDLGAGNGAISLLLAARGARTVAAVELDKAAASRAARSVQLSRRSSQIQVYCGDYRQKLPQMPGGIWDIVVANPPYFQPERGKGSVEKGLARQEVTATLTDVLKAARRLVRFRGRVALVHRADRMVDVLTAMREANLEPKRLQLVQPRGAAPANLLLIEGVHGGKPGLEVLAPLAVYEADGSYTAQLWACYETAPTQI, from the coding sequence ATGATTGGCGTGCGCCTGCGCCGCTCGGAGCGGGTAGACGACTTAGGCCTGGGAGGGCTGCGTATTATACAGCATCCCAGGTCTTTTTGCTTTTCTCTGGATGCGGTATTGCTGGCGCATTTTGTACGGTTGCGGCCGCAAGACAAGGTGGTGGATTTGGGGGCTGGAAATGGCGCTATTTCCTTGCTGCTGGCGGCTCGAGGCGCTCGGACCGTAGCTGCAGTGGAATTGGATAAAGCAGCAGCCAGCCGGGCCGCGCGGAGTGTCCAATTGAGCCGCCGCAGCAGTCAAATTCAAGTGTATTGCGGCGATTATCGCCAGAAATTGCCGCAGATGCCAGGCGGTATTTGGGATATTGTGGTTGCGAATCCGCCTTATTTTCAGCCCGAAAGAGGGAAAGGCAGCGTAGAAAAGGGACTAGCTCGCCAGGAAGTGACGGCAACGTTGACTGACGTGCTGAAAGCAGCTCGACGTTTGGTTCGGTTTCGGGGGCGTGTGGCCTTGGTACATCGGGCGGATCGAATGGTGGATGTACTGACCGCGATGAGAGAGGCGAATTTGGAGCCTAAACGTTTGCAACTGGTGCAGCCCCGAGGGGCTGCTCCGGCGAACTTGCTGTTGATAGAAGGCGTACATGGCGGAAAGCCGGGGTTGGAGGTACTGGCGCCGTTGGCGGTATACGAGGCCGACGGTTCCTATACGGCTCAATTGTGGGCCTGCTATGAGACTGCGCCGACGCAGATTTAA
- the rsmI gene encoding 16S rRNA (cytidine(1402)-2'-O)-methyltransferase produces MHTGILYLCPTPIGNLEDITLRALRVLREADVVAAEDTRHSRKLLTHFEIHKPLVSYHEHNKAERGPELLQRLLAGESIALVSDAGMPGIADPGADLVRLALDAGVTVIPLPGANAALTSLIASGLSSEQFQFLGFLPKTTKKRRALLEEASAYPGTLIFYEAPHRLLATLKELQGAFGNRQAVAVRELTKKFEEFVRGDLVSIEAHFKMVPPRGEFTLLCAGAVHNEIEAALEADPVLKLAEAIAEVGRLVAAGENKKDAIRMIASQKKLSRRDLYQAVIKETAET; encoded by the coding sequence ATGCATACGGGGATATTGTATTTATGCCCTACTCCCATTGGCAATCTGGAGGATATTACTTTGCGCGCGCTGCGCGTGCTGCGGGAAGCCGATGTGGTAGCGGCGGAAGATACGCGTCATTCCCGCAAACTGCTCACGCACTTTGAAATTCATAAGCCCCTGGTAAGTTATCATGAGCACAATAAAGCGGAACGCGGCCCGGAGCTGTTGCAACGTCTGTTGGCGGGCGAAAGCATTGCTCTTGTTAGTGATGCAGGCATGCCTGGCATTGCCGACCCGGGAGCGGATCTTGTCAGGCTGGCGCTTGATGCAGGCGTGACGGTGATTCCGTTGCCAGGAGCCAATGCGGCATTGACTTCTTTGATTGCATCCGGGCTTTCTAGTGAGCAATTTCAGTTTTTAGGTTTTTTGCCCAAAACAACAAAAAAAAGAAGGGCTCTTTTGGAAGAAGCCTCCGCATATCCCGGGACACTGATCTTTTATGAAGCTCCCCATCGGTTATTAGCCACTTTAAAGGAATTACAAGGCGCATTTGGTAATCGCCAGGCTGTGGCTGTAAGGGAGCTGACCAAAAAATTTGAGGAATTTGTACGAGGCGATTTGGTTTCTATAGAAGCGCATTTTAAGATGGTTCCGCCGCGAGGAGAATTTACACTGCTTTGTGCAGGCGCCGTGCATAACGAAATAGAGGCGGCGCTTGAGGCTGATCCTGTCTTGAAGCTGGCCGAAGCGATAGCGGAAGTAGGGCGCTTAGTGGCGGCGGGTGAAAATAAAAAAGACGCTATCCGAATGATAGCGTCTCAAAAGAAACTGAGCCGTCGTGATTTGTACCAAGCCGTCATCAAAGAGACTGCAGAAACTTAA
- a CDS encoding AbrB/MazE/SpoVT family DNA-binding domain-containing protein, translating to MKSTGIVRKVDELGRVVLPIELRRTLDIAEKDALEIYVDSDRIVLRKYEPACIFCGSADGITNFRGKNVCKQCALSVGEAI from the coding sequence ATGAAATCTACAGGTATCGTTCGTAAAGTGGATGAACTCGGTCGCGTGGTTCTGCCTATCGAATTACGCAGAACTCTTGACATCGCCGAAAAAGACGCTTTGGAAATTTACGTTGACAGCGACCGTATTGTTTTGCGCAAATACGAGCCCGCTTGCATTTTTTGCGGCAGTGCAGACGGCATTACCAATTTCCGCGGCAAAAATGTCTGCAAACAATGTGCCCTTTCTGTTGGAGAGGCCATTTAA
- the metG gene encoding methionine--tRNA ligase, producing MTKEKGWMIMETNSKYYISTPIYYPSDRLHIGHAYCTTIADSLARYQRLEGKEVFFLTGSDEHGQKIQRKAEEKGVTPIGYVDGIVASFQQLWRKLGISNDDFIRTTQERHHKVVQHIFQTIYEQGDIYKSAYEGWYCTPCETFWLERQLQDGKCPDCGRPVEVVQEESYFFRMSKYQDRLLKHIEENPDFIQPASRRNEMINFIKSGLEDLCVSRTTFDWGIPVPFDKKHVVYVWFDALSNYLTAAGYLDNPEKFAKFWPADVHLVGKEIVRFHSIIWPIILMALDLPLPKKVYGHGWLVVDGDKMSKSKGNVIDPVALIDEFGPDAIRYFLLREIALGNDGNFSRDALIGRINADLANDLGNLLHRTLSMIGRFQGGKILQGHTEEAVDASLRQLTEKTLADYRTAMEKMDLTEALKCVWILIGRSNKYIDETAPWALAKNPEQADRLAAVLYHLAETLRQTAVLIAPFLPHTAPRIWSQLGLTWDWASIRMTDMAWGGLPEGTQVAAAEPLFPRIELEKEEIAAVEIPAKAKQAAAQQKAAPAAENGEISIDDFGRMDLRVAKVIAAEKVPKADKLLKLTVDLGEETRTVVSGIAQHYEPEALVGKQVVLVANLKAAKIRGVESRGMVLAASCDGALQVVEVPGMAPGSKVK from the coding sequence ATGACAAAAGAGAAAGGTTGGATGATCATGGAAACCAATTCTAAATACTATATTTCTACCCCCATCTATTATCCGAGCGATCGGTTGCATATAGGTCATGCATATTGCACCACGATAGCGGACAGCTTGGCAAGATATCAGCGGCTGGAAGGAAAAGAAGTTTTCTTTCTAACCGGTTCTGATGAACATGGGCAGAAAATCCAGCGTAAGGCCGAGGAAAAAGGTGTAACGCCTATAGGGTATGTTGATGGCATTGTTGCGTCTTTTCAGCAACTTTGGCGTAAACTGGGAATTTCCAACGATGATTTTATCCGGACGACACAGGAACGGCACCATAAAGTAGTGCAGCATATTTTTCAAACCATTTATGAGCAAGGCGATATTTACAAATCGGCTTATGAAGGCTGGTATTGCACTCCTTGTGAAACATTCTGGCTGGAGCGGCAATTGCAGGACGGAAAATGTCCGGATTGCGGGCGACCGGTGGAGGTCGTGCAAGAGGAAAGCTATTTTTTCCGTATGTCCAAATATCAGGACCGTCTTTTAAAACACATTGAAGAGAACCCGGATTTTATTCAACCTGCATCTAGACGCAATGAAATGATTAATTTTATCAAAAGCGGTCTGGAAGACTTGTGCGTATCTCGGACAACCTTTGACTGGGGTATTCCAGTACCTTTCGACAAAAAGCATGTGGTTTACGTTTGGTTTGACGCTTTATCTAATTATTTGACCGCAGCGGGTTATCTGGATAATCCAGAGAAATTTGCGAAGTTTTGGCCGGCGGATGTACATTTGGTCGGCAAGGAAATTGTTCGTTTCCACTCGATTATTTGGCCGATTATACTCATGGCCTTGGATTTGCCCTTGCCGAAAAAGGTCTATGGACATGGCTGGCTGGTGGTGGATGGCGATAAAATGTCCAAGTCTAAAGGCAATGTTATCGATCCGGTGGCATTGATAGATGAATTTGGCCCTGACGCCATCCGCTATTTCTTGTTGCGGGAAATTGCTCTTGGTAATGACGGGAATTTTTCGAGAGACGCTCTTATTGGGCGGATTAACGCTGATTTGGCTAATGATTTGGGAAATCTGCTCCATCGCACGCTTAGCATGATTGGGCGCTTTCAAGGCGGGAAGATCTTGCAAGGACATACCGAAGAAGCAGTGGATGCGTCTTTGCGCCAGCTGACGGAAAAAACACTGGCCGATTATCGCACTGCCATGGAAAAAATGGATTTAACCGAAGCTTTGAAATGTGTTTGGATTTTAATTGGCCGCAGCAATAAGTACATTGACGAAACTGCTCCATGGGCGCTGGCGAAGAATCCGGAGCAGGCGGATCGGTTGGCGGCGGTCTTATATCACTTAGCGGAGACCTTGCGTCAGACGGCGGTCTTAATTGCTCCTTTCCTACCGCACACGGCGCCGCGTATTTGGTCGCAACTGGGCTTGACCTGGGACTGGGCTTCTATTCGCATGACGGATATGGCTTGGGGCGGCCTGCCGGAGGGAACACAGGTAGCGGCGGCGGAACCATTGTTCCCTCGTATTGAGCTCGAGAAGGAAGAAATTGCGGCTGTAGAAATCCCTGCCAAGGCAAAGCAGGCGGCAGCGCAGCAGAAGGCGGCTCCTGCTGCGGAGAACGGTGAAATCTCCATTGATGACTTTGGCCGTATGGATCTGCGGGTAGCTAAAGTCATTGCCGCGGAAAAAGTACCCAAGGCGGACAAATTGCTTAAGCTAACGGTGGATTTGGGAGAGGAAACCCGCACTGTAGTTTCGGGTATCGCCCAGCATTATGAACCGGAAGCGCTTGTGGGCAAGCAAGTGGTATTGGTGGCTAACCTGAAAGCTGCGAAAATTCGCGGCGTTGAATCAAGAGGCATGGTGTTGGCTGCGTCTTGTGACGGTGCGCTGCAGGTTGTAGAAGTTCCCGGCATGGCTCCTGGAAGCAAGGTGAAGTAA
- a CDS encoding TatD family hydrolase, with protein sequence MLFDSHAHLDDEAFDADRNEVIARSLANGLVGMVNPGACMKSSAAALALAEEHAAIYAAVGIHPHDADSADEGAYEQLSRWSRHPKVVAIGEIGLDYHYDFSPRSVQQKVFVKQLELAKECGLPVILHDREAHGDILRLVKEAGRGVRGVFHCFSGSLEMAREVVKLGFYLSVGGTLTFKNAAKLPEIVKEVPFERLLLETDSPYLTPTPYRGRRNEPLHVRLVAEKVAELRGLSVEEVAEQTTANTYRCFGIA encoded by the coding sequence ATGCTTTTTGACTCTCATGCTCATTTGGATGATGAAGCTTTTGATGCTGACCGTAATGAAGTAATAGCCAGGTCGCTGGCAAACGGTCTGGTAGGGATGGTGAACCCCGGCGCCTGTATGAAAAGCTCTGCTGCCGCATTGGCGTTGGCGGAAGAACATGCGGCGATTTATGCAGCCGTCGGTATTCATCCGCATGACGCCGATTCGGCGGATGAGGGGGCTTACGAACAGTTGAGTCGTTGGTCGCGGCATCCTAAAGTTGTCGCGATTGGCGAGATTGGGTTGGATTATCATTATGATTTTTCGCCGCGTTCTGTGCAGCAGAAGGTATTTGTCAAACAACTGGAATTGGCTAAAGAGTGTGGTTTGCCGGTGATTCTTCATGACAGGGAGGCGCATGGCGATATTTTGCGTTTGGTCAAAGAAGCGGGCCGAGGCGTGCGCGGCGTTTTCCACTGCTTTTCAGGCAGCCTGGAGATGGCGAGGGAAGTGGTGAAGCTGGGCTTTTATCTTTCTGTAGGAGGAACGCTGACTTTTAAGAACGCAGCCAAACTTCCGGAGATTGTAAAAGAAGTTCCTTTTGAGCGATTATTGCTCGAAACAGACAGTCCCTATTTGACGCCGACTCCGTATCGCGGGCGGCGCAATGAGCCGTTGCATGTACGGCTAGTAGCGGAGAAAGTGGCGGAACTGCGCGGCTTGAGCGTGGAAGAAGTGGCTGAACAGACAACGGCCAATACGTATCGGTGCTTTGGTATTGCTTAG
- a CDS encoding beta-class carbonic anhydrase, which produces MTMLEQVLAANEKFIHSLPQAYCECHTNEEGCPCGAGEVSKYPNRQLAIFTCMDTRLVDFLEPALGIERGQAKVIKTAGNTVTGPFGAVVRSLLIAIYELGVQEIMVIGHEDCGMAHSTSQDLKTKMIARGVHPSAIKMIEGDLEHWVDQFHNPVENVKQTVAAIRSNPLVPVDVPIHGLLFDPKTGKVNVLVDGYEDIN; this is translated from the coding sequence ATGACGATGCTGGAACAGGTTCTGGCGGCTAATGAAAAGTTTATACATAGCTTGCCGCAGGCGTATTGCGAGTGTCATACCAATGAAGAAGGCTGTCCTTGTGGTGCAGGAGAGGTCAGTAAATATCCGAATCGGCAATTGGCGATTTTTACTTGCATGGATACGCGGCTGGTGGATTTTTTAGAGCCCGCTTTAGGTATCGAACGAGGTCAGGCTAAGGTGATTAAAACCGCTGGTAATACAGTGACAGGGCCTTTTGGGGCCGTTGTGCGCAGTTTGCTGATTGCCATTTATGAACTGGGTGTGCAGGAAATCATGGTGATTGGTCATGAGGACTGTGGCATGGCGCATAGTACGTCACAAGACCTAAAGACCAAGATGATTGCCAGAGGAGTGCATCCGAGTGCGATTAAGATGATTGAAGGCGATTTGGAACATTGGGTGGATCAGTTTCATAATCCGGTGGAGAATGTAAAGCAGACGGTTGCTGCGATTCGCAGCAATCCGTTAGTGCCGGTGGATGTGCCAATTCACGGGTTGCTCTTTGATCCAAAGACCGGCAAGGTAAACGTTCTAGTAGACGGTTATGAGGATATAAATTAA
- the speD gene encoding adenosylmethionine decarboxylase: protein MTVIGKHITADMYGCRFELLDDRDYIKQAVLAAIAEGQLTLLQYTDHPLTPQGVAAIALLTESHISVHTYPHLGYAAVDIFTFSEAALPTKALQTLRRHFKPTKLKTTNIRRGDFGSVSDMKPKTRTLGNPLRRVKDTSTKFIKFLSRSKK from the coding sequence ATGACTGTTATCGGTAAGCACATCACAGCCGATATGTATGGCTGCAGATTTGAGCTGCTTGATGATCGGGACTATATCAAGCAAGCCGTTTTAGCCGCTATTGCCGAAGGCCAATTAACACTTCTCCAATACACCGATCACCCCCTGACGCCTCAAGGAGTCGCAGCCATTGCGCTTTTGACGGAAAGCCATATCAGCGTACATACTTATCCGCACTTAGGCTATGCGGCTGTTGATATTTTCACTTTCAGTGAAGCAGCCTTGCCGACTAAAGCGCTACAAACATTACGCCGGCATTTTAAGCCGACCAAACTCAAGACCACTAATATCCGCCGCGGCGACTTCGGCTCTGTGAGCGATATGAAACCGAAGACTCGCACGTTAGGCAATCCGTTGCGTCGAGTCAAAGACACCAGCACGAAATTCATCAAGTTTCTCAGCCGTTCGAAAAAGTAA